One window of Mediterraneibacter butyricigenes genomic DNA carries:
- a CDS encoding fumarate hydratase, whose translation MIRTIQVGEITRNIKEMCIEANHFLSEDMDCALKNAEQTEKAPLGKQILGQLQENLEIAAKDMIPICQDTGMAVIFLEIGQDVHLEGGDLTEAVNEGVRQGYVEGYLRKSVVGDPILRENTKDNTPAILHTRIVPGDQVKIKVAPKGFGSENMSRVFMLKPAEGIEGVKQAILTAVKDAGPNACPPMVVGVGIGGTFEKCALMAKEALTREVGTHSDIAWVKDLEEEMLSKINGLGIGPGGLGGTTTALAVNVNTYPTHIAGLPVGINICCHVNRHAVRTI comes from the coding sequence ATGATTCGAACGATTCAAGTCGGAGAAATAACAAGAAATATTAAGGAGATGTGTATTGAGGCAAATCACTTCTTATCGGAAGACATGGACTGTGCGTTAAAGAATGCAGAACAGACGGAAAAGGCTCCTCTTGGAAAGCAGATTCTGGGGCAATTGCAGGAAAATCTTGAGATTGCAGCAAAGGATATGATTCCAATCTGTCAGGATACCGGAATGGCAGTTATTTTTCTGGAAATCGGACAGGATGTGCATCTGGAAGGCGGAGATCTGACGGAAGCAGTCAATGAAGGCGTGCGCCAGGGATATGTGGAAGGCTATCTGCGGAAATCGGTAGTAGGAGATCCGATCCTCAGAGAAAATACGAAAGATAATACACCGGCGATCCTTCATACCAGGATTGTTCCGGGTGATCAGGTGAAGATCAAGGTTGCGCCGAAAGGATTCGGAAGTGAAAATATGAGTCGTGTTTTTATGCTGAAACCGGCAGAAGGAATCGAAGGGGTGAAGCAGGCGATTCTGACGGCTGTAAAGGATGCGGGACCGAATGCCTGTCCGCCGATGGTAGTAGGCGTAGGAATCGGTGGAACCTTTGAAAAATGTGCCCTGATGGCGAAAGAGGCATTGACGAGAGAAGTGGGAACCCATTCGGACATTGCATGGGTAAAAGATCTGGAAGAGGAAATGCTCTCAAAGATCAATGGCCTGGGAATCGGACCGGGTGGACTTGGCGGAACGACCACGGCACTTGCAGTCAACGTAAATACCTATCCGACCCATATTGCAGGACTTCCGGTCGGAATCAATATCTGCTGTCATGTGAACCGGCATGCGGTAAGGACGATTTAA
- a CDS encoding autorepressor SdpR family transcription factor: protein MGFAETFKALSDPIRREILTLLKNGRLSAGEIGSHFEMTGATISYHLSILKKAGLIFESKEKNYIYYTLNTSVVEEVMLWLSELKGDVSHDQEK, encoded by the coding sequence ATGGGATTTGCTGAAACATTCAAAGCCTTATCCGACCCGATTCGCCGTGAAATCCTGACATTACTGAAAAATGGTCGATTGTCCGCCGGCGAGATTGGTTCTCACTTCGAGATGACCGGAGCCACAATTTCCTATCACCTCAGTATTTTAAAAAAGGCCGGATTGATCTTTGAATCAAAAGAAAAAAATTATATTTATTACACACTGAATACTTCTGTTGTGGAAGAAGTCATGCTCTGGCTATCAGAGCTGAAAGGAGATGTTTCTCATGATCAAGAAAAATAA
- a CDS encoding SdpI family protein, translated as MIKKNKGFILVTTFVTLLPMFVGLFLWNQLPDKMPTHFNGQGVVDGYSGKPFAVIGIYLFCAAMHLLCAFVTASDPRKSNISQKIYRLILCICPLVSLFVAVTMYGTALNYNILSVDTLAILLVGVLYIVLGNYLPKCRQNYTIGIKLPWTLSNEDTWDYTHRMAGKWWIGGGILTILASFQHLIDPVYVFIAITLIITLIPAVASYLYYRKHMGF; from the coding sequence ATGATCAAGAAAAATAAAGGATTTATCCTTGTCACAACATTTGTCACACTACTTCCGATGTTTGTCGGACTTTTCCTTTGGAATCAGCTTCCCGATAAAATGCCTACACATTTTAACGGACAGGGCGTAGTTGACGGATATAGCGGAAAGCCTTTCGCTGTCATAGGAATCTATCTGTTTTGCGCCGCTATGCACCTTCTCTGTGCATTTGTTACCGCTTCAGATCCGCGAAAAAGCAATATCAGCCAGAAAATCTATCGGCTGATTCTGTGCATTTGCCCGTTAGTTTCCCTCTTTGTAGCTGTAACCATGTACGGAACTGCTCTGAACTATAACATTTTATCTGTTGATACTCTGGCCATCCTGCTAGTCGGAGTTCTGTATATTGTTCTTGGCAATTACCTGCCGAAGTGCCGTCAGAATTATACCATCGGTATTAAACTTCCCTGGACCCTCAGCAATGAAGACACCTGGGACTATACCCACCGCATGGCTGGAAAGTGGTGGATTGGCGGCGGAATTCTTACAATTCTTGCAAGCTTTCAACACCTGATAGATCCCGTATATGTTTTCATTGCAATTACTCTGATAATTACTTTGATTCCAGCTGTTGCATCTTATTTATATTACAGAAAGCACATGGGATTTTAG